The following DNA comes from Brassica oleracea var. oleracea cultivar TO1000 chromosome C5, BOL, whole genome shotgun sequence.
AAATGTCTAAAGCTCTAGTTTATAGAGATCAAGTCTAAACTAGCATTAAGAACATTCCACAAGAAATGAAATAGATAGATCTACTACTAAACACTCTAGATCTTCACTTAATCACTCTAATTAATCTTACCTATGAATTCAAAAGGTAACTACTCACTAATAGACATGATAAACCCAAAAACCAATAGTGATTGAAGGTTAATCATGATTAGTGATCAAGATAATCCAATAAACACAAGAAATAAAGATAAAAAGAAGCTAAAGATTGAATCTTTCACCAAAATAAGTTTGTGTTTAGAGAGAAAACATGATAAGTCCCAAAATTAGGTCTAAAGGGTATTTATAGAAGTCTAAAAACGAGTTGGGTCAACCCAACAAACCTGGGTCGACCCAATAAAAAGTAGTTTTCACCGCCTGTAGCGACTTGGTCTTCCCACTACAAGCTGGTCGCTAGCGATGTTTTTTCTCTTCAGGATCTGTAGCGAACTCTCCATTTCGCTACGGTGGTCGCTACCAAAGCTCGGGTGGTGTCCTAGCAACGTTGGCTTGTCGTTATGCTCATGTCGCTACGAATACTTAGTCATTTTTTGGTGTTTGGCTGTTCTTCTCATAGCGACCAGGTGGGGTTGCTACGCATGTCGCTACCAAATCTCGGGTGGCGTCTTAGCGATTTGATGAAGTCACTACAGCTACGTCGCTACGGTACTTTGCACCAGAAAGTGATCTACGCTCCAAACATCTCTCTTTCGGCCCAAAAACATCTCAAATGCCTCCAAAGTCACCAACAAGCATCTCCAATACCTAATATAGACATATGCAATGCAATGCAACCTAAATGTATTCTAAATGCATCGAAATGATCAACAAGAGAACTAAAATGAAGCTTAAAACCATGTAAATACACATGATATCATCCGTATGCGCGGGTGAAACATGATGTAAAAGAGTCATGTTTTATAATATAATCTCAGAGCTTTTCAAGTTCATCTTGCTTGTTTATCGGCCATTAAAGTGGGATATCAAATCATACTTCCAACTATAAACAAATACTAGATTTTGACCCGCACGTCCGTGCGGATATTTTTTCATTTTATAAATGTATTTGATATTATTACAAATATTTTAAATGTATAATTTTGATTTGAATATTATATATTATATATCTCTAAATATTATTGTTTATTCTTATTTGGTATTATTAATATATAGTGATTTGTTTAATACATTTTACTTTGTTATAATTTTTATTACTTACGAATATATTTTCGAGTTAGGTACAATAAAATAACAATCTGAAATAATCAAATAGAGAATCTCCTCCAAAATATATTTTTTCTTTAATTAATAAATTTGCATATAATACATTTTTAAATTTTATTTATTTATATTATAGAAAATATATGCGTTTAAGATAATTTATATTTAGATAGTTTACTAATTATAACTCATTCTAGTGATGAGTGATAATTTATTTAAAATATATATTTTTTTAAAATATGTTAATTTACCTATTCAATATAATTTTGTCATATTTAATTCATAAATCACTTTTATTTTCATATAATACATAACATAATTATAAAATTTATAGAATTTTTGTTTTCTTGTTTTAAAACAAAATTTAATTAACATTGATTTATAATAATATTATATTACTAATTACGAAATTAATTAATGTGTTATTTTATTAAAACATATTTTAATTTTAATAATATTTTGTTAGATTTTTTCTCAACAGATTTTGTTATAATCTAAAAATAAAAAAAATATAATTGGTTTATTATTAATGTTTATAATCAAATATGTCGTATTAACTAATTGTTTAAATGATCTTACTATAACTTGTTAATTGTAGATACAAATAGTACCCTAAATTAATAGATTAGATATTTACGTTTGAATTAATTGAACATGTCAGCATGTACTCACTTCTAAAGTCCATGGACTTTTGCGGATTGAAGGCTGCAATCATTACATAAAAATAGCTATAAGCCAAAATATGTAACTTTACATGATTATTATTAATAAGGGGACCAAACAAACCACAACCAAAGAACTCGCAAAGAAGACCTTAAATTTTGTTGACTCAACACTTTATTCAAACAGCAAGCACACAATACATGTCTCTATACATATCCCACTGACACCATTATAATTAAGGACCATGTCTGCCTCTGGACCACTTTTAATTTGGACCTCTATCAAGCAGTCTTAACAAAAGGGTAAATTTCATACCGAAAGTTACAACTGCCACCCACAACTCTCCCTCCTTCTTTACCGTCGCAGCAGTTAGGAAGCTCCCCGATAATCCCAACCAAACATGCCTTGCAACTGTCACTCCTCAAGTCTCTCGTACACTGCACTAATCCGTACAGCTTCTTCTCCCCGAGACTCTTTTCCCCTGTGGCAAACAGCTTCTGGTTGCCTCCAGCAGTTGCTTTTTTCGTCAGCTCAGTTAAAAGAGCTTTGGTCTGCGTGTTGAACGATGCTGGATTGCTCACGTTGTTGACGTTGTACAGATAGAACCTGTTCTCGTAATCAATCTTTCCGAAGAAATTGGTCGATGAATACTTGACTAGACAGTTGTCGTACCATATTATTCCTGCCTTGTTATTCGGACATCTCTTACGTAGCTGTCAAATAACACCAACATCAGGAAATATACACAAACTCGATCGTATAATACTCTTTCTATTCCAACTCTAAAATACCTTTGTCTATTACTTCTTTTGTCACACACAAAGTGTAGTTTATAGCTATTATTTTTTGTTGAAAAGAAAGTCTTACATTTTCAAAACTCAATTATATTTTCTCTCTTATTCAAAGCTAATAAAATTCAAGTTATATCACAATTCAGTTAATAGTATATATTACCCCTTCTGCATCGAGTAATAAAAGTTCTTTTAAAAGTTTGTTAGTGTTCAAAAAATTTTAATT
Coding sequences within:
- the LOC106292705 gene encoding cysteine-rich repeat secretory protein 38, encoding MPSSSSFKRIVSLPLLALAIQLLSIHSVLSQSQDNAFLYHKCSDIEGNFTSRSPYESNLNSLFPRLSYSVPSNGFAALSTGNKPDNVNGLGLCRGDASPSDCRTCLATAIPELRKRCPNNKAGIIWYDNCLVKYSSTNFFGKIDYENRFYLYNVNNVSNPASFNTQTKALLTELTKKATAGGNQKLFATGEKSLGEKKLYGLVQCTRDLRSDSCKACLVGIIGELPNCCDGKEGGRVVGGSCNFRYEIYPFVKTA